The DNA segment CTCGCCCTCTTCCAGCTTGAGGTCATCGATCCAGACGCCCTTGGTGGGGTTCTCAGTAGAGATCAGGAGCGTGAAGTCGCGATCCGCCTCGGACGGCTTGAAAGTCATCCAGACCCGCTGCCATCGACCGTTGGTGGCCGGGAAGCGCAGGCGGTATTGCCAGGCGCGGCCGCCGCCGACCCAGGCGATGCCCGGATCGTCGGACCGGACATAGGCGCTGAGCGTGTAGGCCTTGCCGGGCTGCAGGGCGATGGGTTGTTCGGAGTGGAGCAGGCCGTAGATATGGGCGCCGAAGGTGGTGCCGTTGGTCAACCTGAGCGCGCGTTTGCCGGTGTGGGCCCTCCAGGTATCGATGCCGCAGGTCGCGTCGGTGTTGCGGCGGTCCCAGATCCAGTCCTTCGGCATGCCCTTGCCGTCGATGGTTTCGAAGCTTGAGTTGGCCACGAGGTTGGCGTGCACCGCGAGAGGTGCCAACGACGGCGGGTTGAGGCGGATGGTCTGGGCCGTTGCCGCGGAGGCCGCCAGCAGAATAGCGGGCCCGGTCCAGATTGCGGTCGTTTGCAGAGCGAGTGTCGATATCATATGCATCTCCGTCGACGGCGGCCGGCGTTGGCTGAGAAGAGGGTGGAAAGCCTGGATTCCTGTCGCCTTTCCGGTCGCATCTCATTCTTGAGTTTGGCCATTGTACAGAGTCCATCGGTTGAGTGAACTGATTTTCGGTAAGCCAAGGCACAGAGCACGGGACATTGACACATTGTTCGACGTGGTACAGGCTATCATCATGAGAACATCCGCGCAGAATGGTATCGTGGTGGTGGCCGCGGTGTATTGTGGCATGGCACAGGCGGAATGGCGCAACACCCTCAAGCCGGAAGGCGAACCGGCAGGCGAGGTGAAGGTGGTCGAGGCGGGCAAGTCGGTTGGCGTTATCCAGTGCCCCGCGCAGCCAACAGGCCCGGAGAGGAAAGCCGCCGCCGATCTCCAGCAGTGGATCAAGGAAATGACCGGCGCCGCGCTTGAGATCGCCTTCGGCGGCGCCACGTCCAACGGTATCGTGATATGCACGGACTCGTCGCTCGGTGATGAAGGCTACGCCATCACGGTCGATGCTGGGCGGATCGTTCTCTCCGGCGGCAAGACGCGCGGCGTCATCAACGCCGTCTACGCACTGCTCGAGGAGGACCTCGGCTGTCGGTTCTACACCAACGATTCCATTCGTCTGCTGAAGAGCGACGCGCTGGTGGTTGCCCCAGTCGCACGCCGCTACGTTCCGCGACTTGTGATCCGGGATCCATTTTACGCATGTGCGTTCAATCCGGTCTGGTCGTTGCGCAACCGTACAAACGCTCCCAACGCCGCGGTTTTGGAGGAACATGGCGGTCACGTGGATTACGGCGGCATGTTCGTCCATACCGCCGCACAGATGGTCCCGCCGGACAAGTACTTCAAGGATCACCCGGAGTATTTCGCGAAGACGGCGGCCGGCGGCCGGTCCACGAACCAACTCTGTGCCACCGAGCCCGGCGCGGTGGACGTCGCCATCGCGTACGTGCGGCAAATGCTGAAGGACAAACCGCACACCGAGGTCCTGAGCGTCTCGAAAAACGACAGTACCGAGATCTGCCACTGCGAACGATGCGTGAAGCTGCGCGAGTCCGAGGGATCGGACATGGCGAACCAGCTTTTCCTGGTGAATCGCGTGGCCGAGGCGATCGAGAAGGAATACCCCAGGGTGGTCATCGACACGCTGGCTTATCTGGAGACGATCCGGGTTCCCAAGACGATCCGCCCGCGAAGGAACGTGGTCATTCGGCTGTGCAATGACGCCGTGGGTTCTTGGGCACATCCGTTCACGCCGGCCGAGGGTTGCGATGTGGCCAAGCTCGCGAGGGCGTGGAGCGCGGCACATGATCGCATTTCTATCTGGGACTACAACGTCAACTTCAGCCATTATCTGGCTCCGATGCCGAATCTCGATGTGATCGCGGCCAACATCCGCTTCTGGGTGAAGAATCACGCCGAAGGGGTCATGCTCCAGGGGGGCTACCAGGGCCCGGCCGAGCAGGATGAGCTCAAGTGCTGGGTGGCGAGCAAGCTGTTGTGGGACCCGTCGCGGGACGAGAGGGCCCTGGCGGAGGACTTCATCTGGGGGCACTACGGCCCGGCCGCCGCGGCGATGGCGGAGTATGACGCTCTACTGGGGCGGACCATGGCGGAGCACGCGACGGAGATGGAGTCGCCGGCGGGCGGGATTCGCTATTCGATGGACGCGCCGTTCATTACCAGGGCATTCGTGACCAAGGCGAGCGAAATACTGGCGAACGCGAAAGCCCTGGCCAAGGGCAATGGGCAACTGGTGCGACGCGTCGAGCGTGCGGAGTTGCCGATCCTGTATGTACAGTGCGTTCGCGGCCCTGAGTTTGTCGGAAATGGGTACGCGAAGGTGGTCGGCGAGTTCGAGCGCATCGCACGCCGGGAGGAGATTCAGTACCTGCAGGAAGGCGGCCCCGACTTCGAGCCGAAGCTGGCCGGATACAAAAGCCGCATTCCCAAGTCGGCCGGCAGCAAGTGATGAGGAAGAGCCACGGGTCGCGAGACCGCGCTTGATCCGGCAGGCGAACCTCGCCCTCGGCAAGCATCGCCCGCCCGATCCCTTCCTCCGTTCTCGACTCTCAACTTCCCGGCAGCGCCGGTTGGTCACCTTGCCGTCCAGCCGGTCGCCGGGTAGTCTGCACTGCCACTGTCTGGGAACTCTCAGGATGGCGAAGCCCTGCTTGCCCTCCAACGGGTACGGGTGCAGTTCGGATCGCTGGTCGCGGTTCGCGATGTGTCGTTTGAACTGCTTCCCGGACAGCTGATGGGTCTGATCGGGCCGAACGGTGCCGGCAAGACCACCCTCCTGCGCGCCATCGGCGGCATTCAGCCGCTCGACGCCGGAGTGGTCCACATCATGGGCAAGAAGCTGACCCCCTGGGCCATCGAGGCCGCCCGCGAAATCGGATTCACACCAGACAACCCTCCGGTCTACGAGGGTCTGACCGTTCGCGACTTCCTGCGGTTCATTGGCCAAGGGTACAACCTCGATCCGGAGGACATCGAGACCCGGATCGCCTTCTGGCTCGAACAAGTCTGGCTCACCGAGAAAGCCGACCAGAAAATCAAAGCCCTCTCTCGAGGCATGCGTCAGCGGATCGGCATTGCCCGCACGCTGCTGCCGAATCCCAACGTGGTCTTACTTGACGAGCCGGCCGCCGGCCTCGACCCCGCCGGCCGGGTGCAGTTTCGCCGCCTGCTCTGCAGCCTTCGCGACCAGGGTAAGGCGATCGTCGTGTCGTCCCACATTCTCGCGGATCTCAACGAGTACTGCACCCACATTGGCATCATGGCCCGCGGGACGCTGCTGCAGTTTGGCACGGTGGCCGAGATCGCCTCGGCCAGCGGCAACGGGCGGCGTTGCCGGTACACCATTGTGCTCACCCGGCCGATTCCCGAGGCCGAGCTTCGCGCCATCCTCAGCGACCTGGACGGCATCACGGAGTTCAGCGTCGATCGCGACCGGATCACGCTGGAATACAGCAACGAGCGGGACGATGCCGCCGAGCTGCTCGCCCAGCTGGTCAAGCGGACTCTGCCGGTGGCGGCGTTTGCCCCTCACCGGCCGGACCTCGAGGAAGCCTATCTGCGGACCGGGATTCAACAGGTAGACTGAAGCCATGGCCGAACAGCCGGTTGGATTGGGAGTCGACAACGCCATCGCCTGGGTGCAATTCCGGCTGCGGGGGGGGTGGAAGAACGTACTTATCGTCGGCGCCGGCTACGTTGCGCTCATCGGCATGCTCATGTTCCTGACCGTGCAGATCGAGCCCAAGGAGATCAAGAACATCATGTACGGCTGGACCATCGGTCTGATGGCCCTGCAGTGCGGCACCCTGATGCTGGTGGCCGGTTCGAGCGTCCGGACGGCCATCCGCAAGGACGTGGACAGCCAGTTGATCGAGTCGCATCGCTTGATGCCCGTTTCCGGGTTCAAAGCCGTGGCGGGTTATGTGATCGGCTGCTCGGCCCAGAGCATCACTGTCGCATTGGCCAATGTCGCCCTGGGCATGATCGCGACCGCCGCGGCGAGTCTGTCGATTGCCGATTGGGTGATGGCCAACGCGGTCCTGCTGTTCTTTGCATTCACCAGCTGGGTGGTGATCGCGTTCCTATCGCTGGTATCCAAGAGTGCTTTTGCATTGATCCTGGTTCTGGTGATCGTGGCCACATTCAGTCAAGGTGTTGCCTTCCAACTCCTGCCTGGAATCAGCGTTCTGATGGGTCCGATGATTGGCAAGACGATTTTCGGGATCAGCAGTGGGGGCTTCCGCTGGGGGACCGAGTACATGGTCTCGCTCTTCACTCAGGCCCTGCTGGTCATGTTCTTTATGGTGGGTGCAGCCCGCAAGTACCGGCGGAACGACATTCCGGCGTTCGGACCGTACTGGGGCCTGGGACTGGTCGCCTTGTGGGTCGTCCTTTCGATCATGGGTATTTCCTACTGGGGCAATATCGGCTTCGCCGTCTTGCCGCGGTGGACGCGCGAGGCTGGGCTGATGCAGCTGATTGCGTCCATTCTGGTGGCCATCCTGGCGGCAATCGTGCCGGTCTCGAGCGTTGCGTGGCTGCACAGTCGATGGGAGCGCCGTCGGGCTCTCGGCGATCCGGACCTGCCTCGACGGCCGGTCGCGATCATGGTCGTGGTGGCCGTCGCGAGCCTGTTGATCCTGCTCCTGCCTTGCGGGACGGTCTATTCCGGGGTATGGAGCGTCGCGGCCCCAGTGGGCAGTGTCGCGGTGATGCTGGTACCCCTGGCTTCGCTGATCGGCATCGGGTACCTGATGGCTGCCTGCTATCGCCAAGGCAAGAGCGCCCTGATCATCACCCTGGTATGGATCGCGACGATCTGGTTACTGCCCCTGCTGGTCGATCTGACGCGTTATCAGGTCCTGCGGTACAACTACCAGACCGGCCGGGGGATACTTCAAGTCGAGCCGGCGGTGACCACGTTCATCTCCCGCATCAGCCCGATCGGCATACTGCTGGCCGGCTACGCTGAAGCGGGGGACTACCGCGACTGGGTATTCAACCCCATACCCGGACTGGGCATCCAGTTCCTTCTCGCGGCGGCGATGGTGGCACTGTACCACGTGATCAGACAGAGAGCGGCCGGTTCTCCGGCAGACACGCAACCCTAGATTCCCCTTGCAGGATGAGCCAACCTGCCATGTACCTCTCGGCGATGGATCTTCTCCGCGTGTGCCGCGCCCGATTGCTCACCGGCGAGATGCCACCGCCACACCTCCTGAGACCAGGGCTAGGGCTTGGGCAAGCTGGCAAGGCTGTCCTTTGCAGCTTTGGAGAGATCGGCGTCCGAGTCCGTGGCCAGTGCCTGGAGCACAGGGGCGGCCGACGCGTGTCCGACCTCGGCCAGTGACCTGATCGCTACCAGCCTGACGGCCTTGTCACCGCTCTTGGCGGCGTTTGCGATGGCTGGAACGGCGGTCGGGTCTGCCCGCAGACCAAGCGTCTGGATCAGCAGGATCTGGTGGTCGGCCGGGAGGTTCGCCAGGGCGGAGGCTAAGGCGGAGGTCGTCTCGGCCCCGGGCATTTCCCGGCTGGCCCGGCAGGTGGCGGAGAAGAGGGCGAAATCCGAGTTGGCCAGATACTCCTTAAGCAGGGCAACGCCCGCTTGCTTGCGGGTCAGAATGGCGCCGCGCACCGCCGCGGTGCGGACCTGATGGGCGACGCTCTTCATCCCGCGAAGTTGGTCGTAGATGGCGACCGCCGCGTCGCCCTGGTTGTCGGCGGCCAGCCGCTCGGCGCAGCGCAGCAGGCCCTCGCAAATTGCCAGTTGCCGAACAGGGGGGGCCTTGTCCACGGCGCCCTGCAGGGCCTTGGCCGCGGTCTCGTTCCCGATGCACCCCAGGGCCCTTGCGGCGGCCTGGACCGGACCTGGCCGGCCCTTGGTCAACAGTTCGGCCAGGGCGTCGACCGCCTTCGCATCGCGGCGTATGCCGACGCTGCCGATCACGCCAACCAGTTGCCGCCCTTTCACCGTGCCCAGGGCGTCGCGAAGGCATTCGTCCACCGAGGGATCCGTGATGGGCTCCAGCGCATAGCGGGCCATGTGAGACAGGTGCTCATCGGCGAGCAGACTGGCCAGAGCGGGCACGCATGCCTTGGTGCCGATGACCGCGAGCGAGCGGCAGGCATCGGCCTTGTCCTTGTGCGGAGCATCCGACTTCAGTATCGCAATGAGCTTCACTTCCCGGGCCTGGGCCGCATTCGGGTCCGCCTGGCCGAAGGCCGGGACGGCCGGCGTCATTGCCGTGGCGGTCAGAAGCAGTCCATAGATGTGCATTCGTGACATGGCGTCTTCTCTCCTTGCTGGAGCTGACTCTCAGATCATCCACGGTGCCCGCATCGCCCGCGTCCGAAGTCGATTAGCCTCGGCATCGCCGGCGAATTCCTGCTTGGCGGGGTCATATCTCATATTGCGCTTCAGCCACATGCAGATGTTCGCGGCATGGACGGTGGACATCGAATGGTGCATGACCTCCGGGCTGGCGACCGTCGGCTGCCGGGACTTCACGCAGTTGAAGAAGTCGCGAACGTGGTTCATGGGACGGCCGGTGCGGGCGATGTAGTCGGCGACGACCTTGTCGAAGTCGGCCAGCAGGGCGGGGTTGGAGACCACCGGCTTGGGATCCCAGTCGGCGGCGGAGACCCATCCTTCCGGCCCCTCGAACCGCATGCCACAAGGGCCCTTCCAATAGCCTCCTTGGTGTAGGATCATCTTCACGCCGTTGGCGAAACGGGTGACCATGCCGTCGCCCGTTCGGTTATTCACGTATTCGTATTCGACGGGCGAGGTACCGAGCATGTCCAGGCCGGCCTGGGCCTGGGCGAAGGTGTGGGCGCCCCATTCGCCGATGCAGCTGGTGTGGAAATCGTAGTGGCCGCGCCAGCCGCCCTTGACATAGTTTGAGTTGTAGGGCCGCCACGGGCACGGGCCCAGCCAGAGGTCCCAGTCGACTTCGTCCTTGGGCGGCTCTGGTTCGGCCGGCAGCCAGTCGTGGCTCAGTTCGGCCTCTCCGCCGGAGATCTGGGCCCGGGCGGTGTGGACCTTTCCGAGTTTGCCGCTCTTGGCCGCCTCGATGCACCACACGAAGTTGGCTTCGCTGAGGCGCTGGGTCCCGGTCTGGTAGACGCGACCGTAGCGCCTGGCCGTATCCACGACCGCCTGGCCCTGGGCGATGGTCATGCACGAGGGCTTCTCGCTGTAGACGTCCTTGCCGGCCCACATGGCCATGACCGCCGCCGTCGCATGCCAGCGATCGCCGGTGGCGATGAGGACGGCGTCGATATCCGTGCGGCGGGCCAGGAACTCGCGCATGTCGCCGTAGACCTTGCAGTCCTTGTTCCCGTAGTGCTGGTCCACCATCTGCTTGACGCCCTCGCGCCGGCTCCTTTGGGCGTCGCAGACTGCGACGAACTGAACGTCTTTCTCGGGCAGCATCCACTGGAGTACAAACGAGCCGCGGCCACCGATGCCGATGCCCCCCAGGAGGATTCGCTCGCTGGGTGGCACGGTGCCGTTCAGGCCGAGGGCCGAGCCGGGAACGATGCAGGGCGCCGCGACCGCCCCGCCAGTCAGCAGGGTGCGTTTCAGCATCTCGCGCCGGGTCAGGGACGATCTTCCCGATGGCTTGCGGATGGCTGGCTGATGGGCGTCGAGGCCGGTTGGATGGTGGTGTTGTGTGGCCATGCGGGCACCTCAGAATGGAGAAGCGAACACGCCTGACCGCCCGGCTCTCTCGCGGTCGGCGCGCCGACGAGGGCTGGAGAATCGGGTCGCGCCCGTATTGTGCAGACCGCCGGCTAGAAGTGCAAGAGCCTGGAATTCCGTGGCGCCCTCTTACGTTCTCAACGGGGGCCGAGTCGGATATGCAGGCGTTGGGGGAGACGGCTCGGTGCGAGTGGCGTGGTGGTGCTGGTTCTTGTAGAAAATGCCGGCCTCCGAGTGAAGATCCGGCTAGCTTTTCACGATACTGTGCTGGATGGCGAAACGGGTCAGCTCGGCGTTGTTTCGGATGCCCAGTTTGGCCAGGAGGTTGAGGCGGTGGGCGTCGATAGTCTTGACGCTGACGCCGAGCTCCGCGGCGATCTCCCGATTGGTCCGCCCCGACGCCAGGTGGCGGAGCACCTGGAATTCGCGGTTGGAGCAGGCTTCGAGGGGATCGCGGACCCCGCCCTCGACAAAGCGGATGGCCATCGAGTCGCGGAGCGAGGAGGAGATGAACCGGTTCCCGGCGTAGACGGTGCGGATCGCGTTGACCAGCTCGGCCGGGGCGGTGTCCTTGGTGACGTAGCCTCCGGCGCCCATGCGAAGCAGTCGGGCGGCATAGTGCTCATCATCGTGCATGGTCAGCATGACGACTTTCGGTGGCCTGCTCCGCTGCTTGACGAGAGCGCTCATCGTCTCCATGCCGTCCATCTCGGGCATGGCGATATCCAGGAGAATGACATCAGGCTGGAGGCGGTCGATCGCCTCCAGCGCGTCCTTCCCATTGCTGGCTTCGCCAACAATCTGGAAGTCCTTCTGTTCCTCGAGCATGCGCTTCAAACCTGCCCGAACGAGCTGATGATCGTCCACAACCAGAATCTTGATCATGAAGTCCTCTCGCTTTCCACATGATCCTGCAGGGGCAGCCGGGCGGTCACACAGAACCCGGAACCAGGCTCGCTCTCGATGTGCAAGCTACCATTCAGTAGAGCTACGCGCTCTCTCATGCCTATTATACCCAGAGACAGCTTGCCTGCCAGCGCATCGGGGCCGGCACCGACCCCGTAATCCTGGATGCGGACGGTCAGTTCGCTGCTCGCCTCCTCTAGAGACACCTCACACCACCGTGTCCCGGCATGCCGGGCCACATTGGTCAAAGCCTCCTGGACCACCCGAAAGACCACCGTCGCCGCCGGATCGTTCACCGAGAGATCGTCGGGGCTGGCCGAAACCTCGCAATGCACGCCGGTCCGCTCCTGGAAATCCGCCGCATAGGATCGCACCGCCGCCACCAGACCCTGGTGATCTAGAACCGGCGGCCGAAGACTCTTGGACAGATGCCGCACGCTGGCGGTGATCTGACGCACATACTCTCGGGCCTCGGCCAGATGGTTCCTGATCCCGGATTGATCAGAGAATTCCCTATCTCCCAGCCATGCCAGGTTCATATTCAAGGCGGTCAGCAGTCCACCGAGTTCGTCGTGCAGTTCCCGGGAGATTCGGGCGCGCTCGCGCTCCAGGGTCTTGCCGGTATCCGCGGTCAGTTGGCGGATCTGCTCCAGGTGCCCCAACCGCTGGGCCTCGGCCAACTTGCGGGCGGTCGTGTCCCGGGTCACATTGAGGATCCCGTTCAGCCCGGGCACCTGGGTTTCTTTGAGCAGACGGCCCTGGCTCTCCACCCAGACATAGCGGCCGTCGCGACGGCGAAGCCGGTACTCGACGGACACGGTCGCGACCTTTCCGTCGATCAAGTCCCTGATCTCGGTCGCGATCCTCTCGATGTCGTCCGGGTGGAGAAAATCAAAGCCACAGCTGCCTAAGACTTCTTCCGGCTGGTATCCGAGGAGGCCTCGGACGGCGGGAGATACGTAACTCAAGGTGTTGTCCGCCGTGTGCACCGTGATGGTATCGGAGCAGTGATCCGCCAGGAGGCGATACCGCTGCTCGCTCCTGCGAAGCTCCTGCTCCATTTTCTTGCGCGCATGCAGGTGGCCGAGCATTGAGGCGTACAGACAGAGGAGTCTGCAGTCCTCGTCGGTGATCGGTTGCCCATGGATCAGATTGTCGATCATGAGCAGTCCGATGTTGTTCTGTCCGTCCCAGATTGGCACCCAGGCGCTCGATCCCCGCCCGACCACTGCAAGGTGGTGGTTGTGGAGATTCGCACATTCCTCCCGGATCGCGGAGCTGGGTGCGGAAGGCTTGAGGCTTTCGGCGATGGGGGCGTTGGTGCGGATGCGGCAACCGCGTTCGTCGCGCGGGCGACCCTGCTCGTCGGTGCCGAACGTGCCTTCCAGATACGAACCATCGGGGCCGGTCAGCCAGACGCTCATTCGATCGAAGCCGAGCTGGGACCGGCCCAGAACGACCGACTGTCGCAGGAGATCCTCCAGCGTCTCGGCTCGGCTCAGTGAGTTGTTGACCTCGTAGAGGGTCATAAGACGCTCTGTCAGGCGACGCTGCTGTTCGTCGGTCGCCCGGAGTCTCTCTTCGGTCTGTTTGCGTTCGGTGATGTCGCGGACGAGCAGCAGGGCCTCGAGTGGCGACGATGGCATCATCCGGGCCTCGTACGCCCGCGTCCGCCCCTCGAGTTCGATTTCGTATTCGATGGTCTGCAATTGCCTGGTGCTGAAGGCCTTCTCGGTCGTTTCCTTCAGCAGGGCGGCAAGCGGTGGCGGCAGTACACTACCGAGGGGCTTGCCCAGAAACTCCTTCTCGGCAACCAGCGGCGGGAAGTCCATGGCCGGTTTGAAGTCCAGGGCGACCCCCTCCCGAGTGATCCGGAACAGCATGTCCGGGATGGCCTGCAGCAGCGCCTGGGTCCAGGCTCTCACTGCCTGAGGCATTCGAAAGCCGGCCGACTTGTCAGAACCGAGTGACCGCATCATGACCACCCCACGCAGGTACATCCTGACAAGCTCATATGATACCCCTCCGGCTGGCCTGTTGCGATGGCGACGCGGTCATCGCGTGGGGTCTGGTTCGCGGGGGCCGTGACTGGGGATAGGGTGAACGGGTGATCTGGTCCGGCCGTGATCGCCGTGAGGACATGGCCGGGGTCACCCGGCAGCGTCGGGCGACCTGGCTCCGATCTTGAGCTCGCTCCTCAGCGTTTCGACGTCCGTGGCCGGCCGGCGGCAGGTGTGGTTGCGGCAGACGTAGACCGCCCCGCGCCCCTGGATCCGCGTCTTGCCCTGCAACAGGGGAATCCGGTCTTGCCATGCGGCCGCGTCCGGATCCTCAGGGTCCAGTAACGCGACGATCCGCCAGGGATCGTAGACCTCATGAACCGCGTGGATCAGCGACCGGGTTTCCGTCTGATTCGGGCTTCCGACAATAGCGACCTCGGAGGGGGCAGAGCCGGCGGCGGCCACGCCGGCCAGGAAGCGCGCGAAGCTCAGCGGGGACTCGGTCACGGCGCCCGCGAAGGCCCGGATGGTGCGATCCGCCTTGACCCGCAAGTCCCGGCGGTCGAGCAGGGCCGCGAGCCTCAAGAGATCCATCAGGGCCACCGAGTTGCCCGAAGGGGTCGCATGGTCCCGGCTATCCTTGGAGCGCACGATCAGCCTCTCGGCATCATCGGCGGTGTAGAAGAAGGCCCCGTTGGCGTCATCCCAGAAATGATCGATCATCAGGTCGACCAGGCGAACGGACTCGTCCAGCCAGCGCTTTTCGAAGGTGCTCTCGTACAGTTCAATCAGCCCTTCGATGAAGAACGCGTAATCGTCCAGATACCCGCCGGTGTGAGCGGTGCCCTTGCGATAGGTCCTCATCAGCCGCCCGTTCTCGCGCATCGAAGTCAGGATGAAGTCGGCTGCTTGAGCCGCCGCCACGGTGTCACGGCGCTCCCCGAGAATCCGGCCGCCCCGGGCCAGGGATGCGATCATGAGGCCGTTCCAGCCGGTCAGGATTTTGTCGTCGAGAGCGGGCGGCACTCGGCGACCGCGAGCGGCGAGCAGTCGGGCCCGCGCCTCCGCGAGGATATCCTTGAGCGTCTCCACTTTGAGGCCGTGCGCCCTGGCGACCGTCTCCTCGCTGCGGGGGACGTTGAGGATGCTGCGTCCTTCCCAGTTGCCCTGGTCGGTTACATCATAGAAGGCGCAGAACAGCTCGCCGACCGGGTTTCCGAGGACGGCCATCACCTCCGGCTTGGTCCAGACATAGTACCGACCCTCGCCACCCTCGCTGTCCGCATCGCGGCTGGAGTAGAAGCCGCCTTCCGGTGATCGCAGATCGGTCAGCACGTAGTCCAGGAGGTCCGCGGCCAACTGGGCGTACCACGCCTTCCTCGTCACCTGAAATGCCTCGAGGTAGATGCCGCTGACCAGGGCCTGGTCGTACAGCATCTTCTCGAAATGGGGCACCAACCAGTAGGGATCGGTGCTGTAGCGGGCGATCCCGCCGCCGAGGTGGTCGTAAATGCCGCCGTGGCCCATGTGGTGCAGCGTCAGCTCAACGAGGTCGAGCAATTCGCGGCGAGGCCGGCCGGATTCGAGGGTCCGGTGGTACTCGCGGAGCATGATCCCCATGGCCATCGATGGTGGGAACTTGTTGGCTTCGCTGGCGATACCCCCCGTGACCGGATCGAACACCCGGGCAAGCTGATCGGTGGTCTTGGTCAGGATATCCGAAGGCAACTCGCCTCCTCCGGCGGATGGAGCGCTGAACCGTGCCACCGCATCGGTCAGGGCATCGGCGGAGGACCATACTC comes from the Phycisphaerae bacterium genome and includes:
- a CDS encoding DUF4838 domain-containing protein codes for the protein MRTSAQNGIVVVAAVYCGMAQAEWRNTLKPEGEPAGEVKVVEAGKSVGVIQCPAQPTGPERKAAADLQQWIKEMTGAALEIAFGGATSNGIVICTDSSLGDEGYAITVDAGRIVLSGGKTRGVINAVYALLEEDLGCRFYTNDSIRLLKSDALVVAPVARRYVPRLVIRDPFYACAFNPVWSLRNRTNAPNAAVLEEHGGHVDYGGMFVHTAAQMVPPDKYFKDHPEYFAKTAAGGRSTNQLCATEPGAVDVAIAYVRQMLKDKPHTEVLSVSKNDSTEICHCERCVKLRESEGSDMANQLFLVNRVAEAIEKEYPRVVIDTLAYLETIRVPKTIRPRRNVVIRLCNDAVGSWAHPFTPAEGCDVAKLARAWSAAHDRISIWDYNVNFSHYLAPMPNLDVIAANIRFWVKNHAEGVMLQGGYQGPAEQDELKCWVASKLLWDPSRDERALAEDFIWGHYGPAAAAMAEYDALLGRTMAEHATEMESPAGGIRYSMDAPFITRAFVTKASEILANAKALAKGNGQLVRRVERAELPILYVQCVRGPEFVGNGYAKVVGEFERIARREEIQYLQEGGPDFEPKLAGYKSRIPKSAGSK
- a CDS encoding ABC transporter ATP-binding protein, with protein sequence MQFGSLVAVRDVSFELLPGQLMGLIGPNGAGKTTLLRAIGGIQPLDAGVVHIMGKKLTPWAIEAAREIGFTPDNPPVYEGLTVRDFLRFIGQGYNLDPEDIETRIAFWLEQVWLTEKADQKIKALSRGMRQRIGIARTLLPNPNVVLLDEPAAGLDPAGRVQFRRLLCSLRDQGKAIVVSSHILADLNEYCTHIGIMARGTLLQFGTVAEIASASGNGRRCRYTIVLTRPIPEAELRAILSDLDGITEFSVDRDRITLEYSNERDDAAELLAQLVKRTLPVAAFAPHRPDLEEAYLRTGIQQVD
- a CDS encoding HEAT repeat domain-containing protein — encoded protein: MSRMHIYGLLLTATAMTPAVPAFGQADPNAAQAREVKLIAILKSDAPHKDKADACRSLAVIGTKACVPALASLLADEHLSHMARYALEPITDPSVDECLRDALGTVKGRQLVGVIGSVGIRRDAKAVDALAELLTKGRPGPVQAAARALGCIGNETAAKALQGAVDKAPPVRQLAICEGLLRCAERLAADNQGDAAVAIYDQLRGMKSVAHQVRTAAVRGAILTRKQAGVALLKEYLANSDFALFSATCRASREMPGAETTSALASALANLPADHQILLIQTLGLRADPTAVPAIANAAKSGDKAVRLVAIRSLAEVGHASAAPVLQALATDSDADLSKAAKDSLASLPKP
- a CDS encoding Gfo/Idh/MocA family oxidoreductase, with amino-acid sequence MATQHHHPTGLDAHQPAIRKPSGRSSLTRREMLKRTLLTGGAVAAPCIVPGSALGLNGTVPPSERILLGGIGIGGRGSFVLQWMLPEKDVQFVAVCDAQRSRREGVKQMVDQHYGNKDCKVYGDMREFLARRTDIDAVLIATGDRWHATAAVMAMWAGKDVYSEKPSCMTIAQGQAVVDTARRYGRVYQTGTQRLSEANFVWCIEAAKSGKLGKVHTARAQISGGEAELSHDWLPAEPEPPKDEVDWDLWLGPCPWRPYNSNYVKGGWRGHYDFHTSCIGEWGAHTFAQAQAGLDMLGTSPVEYEYVNNRTGDGMVTRFANGVKMILHQGGYWKGPCGMRFEGPEGWVSAADWDPKPVVSNPALLADFDKVVADYIARTGRPMNHVRDFFNCVKSRQPTVASPEVMHHSMSTVHAANICMWLKRNMRYDPAKQEFAGDAEANRLRTRAMRAPWMI
- a CDS encoding response regulator transcription factor, with translation MIKILVVDDHQLVRAGLKRMLEEQKDFQIVGEASNGKDALEAIDRLQPDVILLDIAMPEMDGMETMSALVKQRSRPPKVVMLTMHDDEHYAARLLRMGAGGYVTKDTAPAELVNAIRTVYAGNRFISSSLRDSMAIRFVEGGVRDPLEACSNREFQVLRHLASGRTNREIAAELGVSVKTIDAHRLNLLAKLGIRNNAELTRFAIQHSIVKS
- a CDS encoding PAS domain S-box protein, with the protein product MYLRGVVMMRSLGSDKSAGFRMPQAVRAWTQALLQAIPDMLFRITREGVALDFKPAMDFPPLVAEKEFLGKPLGSVLPPPLAALLKETTEKAFSTRQLQTIEYEIELEGRTRAYEARMMPSSPLEALLLVRDITERKQTEERLRATDEQQRRLTERLMTLYEVNNSLSRAETLEDLLRQSVVLGRSQLGFDRMSVWLTGPDGSYLEGTFGTDEQGRPRDERGCRIRTNAPIAESLKPSAPSSAIREECANLHNHHLAVVGRGSSAWVPIWDGQNNIGLLMIDNLIHGQPITDEDCRLLCLYASMLGHLHARKKMEQELRRSEQRYRLLADHCSDTITVHTADNTLSYVSPAVRGLLGYQPEEVLGSCGFDFLHPDDIERIATEIRDLIDGKVATVSVEYRLRRRDGRYVWVESQGRLLKETQVPGLNGILNVTRDTTARKLAEAQRLGHLEQIRQLTADTGKTLERERARISRELHDELGGLLTALNMNLAWLGDREFSDQSGIRNHLAEAREYVRQITASVRHLSKSLRPPVLDHQGLVAAVRSYAADFQERTGVHCEVSASPDDLSVNDPAATVVFRVVQEALTNVARHAGTRWCEVSLEEASSELTVRIQDYGVGAGPDALAGKLSLGIIGMRERVALLNGSLHIESEPGSGFCVTARLPLQDHVESERTS